Genomic segment of Cytobacillus suaedae:
CTACTTATGTAAAGTAATACGAATAAGATGGGTGAAGGTTTCATTTTTTTTGTATAAAAAAATGGCATCTTACCTTAAGTAAGATGCCATCTTTTTATTCTGAAAGGCTTTTACACCTTATGAAAGTTGTTGTTGTACAATTTTATTAATGAGTGAACCGTCAGCCTTGCCTTTAAGCTTCGGCATTAAGGCACCCATTACTTTACCCATATCAGCTTTTGAAGTAGCATTCACTTCTTCGATTGTTTCTTTAACAATAGCAGTGACTTCTTCTTCGTCTAGTTGTTTAGGCATGTAAACTTCAACAATCTTTATCTCAGATTGAATTTTATCAACAAGGTCAACGCGACCTGCGCTCTCAAATTCATGGAGGGAGTCTTTACGTTGTTTTAATTCTCGAGATAGGACTGTCAGTTCAATCTCTTCAGATAATTCGCCTGTACCAAGCTTAATAGCCTCATTTTGAAGTGAGGATTTTATCATCCTTAGAGTCGTAACTTTGTCTTTTTCTCTATTCTTCATCGCTTGTTTTATATCATCATTTAAACGCTCGAGAAGACTCATAAACTACTACACCCTCTTTTAGAATTTGCGCTTTCTTGCAGCTTCAGACTTCTTCTTACGTCTTACGCTAGGCTTTTCATAGAATTCGCGCTTTCTTGCTTCTTGAATCGTACCTGATTTTGATACAGTACGTTTAAAGCGGCGAAGAGCATCTTCAAGCGATTCGTTTTTACGAACGACCGTTTTTGACATTCTAAATCCCTCCCTCCGAAAACAACAGCTAAACATCATGTTCACATGTTTAGAATTAAAGTTAAAATTAGGTCATTGTTTCTGCCTTACAATTTATATAGCATACTCCAACAGACAAAAGATAAACATGTACTTTGCAATTATAATATATCACTAAAATTAGGTCAACTGTATTCTATGAAACAGGGGTTTACCTAATTAATCCTTCGTGTACAAATCAACAGTATTATCTTGTTTATTTAAGAGTTTGTATTTAGATCTACCAAGATATAATGGGATGGAGATTTCGTTAAAATCGGGTAACCCATTTGATGCGAACTTACTCTCATCTTTATAAAACTGGGTAATATTACCTACTATCCAATCATGATCACCGAGTGGAATAATATTTGTTACACGACATTCGTACGCTACATATGCATCACTTAATATAGGTGCAGAGATGGTCTTGCCAGTCTGAGTCTTAATTCCCAGCTCAGAAAACTTGTCGGTATCTCTACCACTTGTTATCCCACAATGCTGGATATAATGTACATGTTCTGCAGCGACAAAATTAATAGCAAATTCCTTTGAATTCACAATTAAGTCATAGGTGTAACGTTCCTTTGCAATAGATACGCCATAAATTGGAGGGTCGTATGAAATATAACTGTGCCAACCCGCAGCCATAATATTTTTCTTGTCATTGTATTTCGCTGTCACAAGGGCTACCATTCCTGGATAGCTATGCATTACTGTTTGATTCATTTCCATTAACATTAATAACACCTACCATTTTAAAATTGTTTCTAGAAAGAGTCATGTAAACTCCCCCTTGTCCATACAATGTTTTTAAGAGGTGAGACAAGGTATGATTGAATTGCTATCATTATTTGCAGTTTTTATTGCCATATTTCTTTTCGGTATGACCGTTATGAGAACTGGTTTATATAATTTATCTGGAGATAAAATGACCGAATTTCTAGTTACTTTTACGGGAAACCCCTTTAAAGGATTATTGGTGGGGACTGTTATTACAGCGATTATTCAAAGTAGTTCTGCTGTAATGGTCATTGTTGTTGGTTTGGTTGCAGCAGGAT
This window contains:
- a CDS encoding 30S ribosomal protein S21 is translated as MSKTVVRKNESLEDALRRFKRTVSKSGTIQEARKREFYEKPSVRRKKKSEAARKRKF
- a CDS encoding flavin reductase; the encoded protein is MLMEMNQTVMHSYPGMVALVTAKYNDKKNIMAAGWHSYISYDPPIYGVSIAKERYTYDLIVNSKEFAINFVAAEHVHYIQHCGITSGRDTDKFSELGIKTQTGKTISAPILSDAYVAYECRVTNIIPLGDHDWIVGNITQFYKDESKFASNGLPDFNEISIPLYLGRSKYKLLNKQDNTVDLYTKD
- a CDS encoding GatB/YqeY domain-containing protein translates to MSLLERLNDDIKQAMKNREKDKVTTLRMIKSSLQNEAIKLGTGELSEEIELTVLSRELKQRKDSLHEFESAGRVDLVDKIQSEIKIVEVYMPKQLDEEEVTAIVKETIEEVNATSKADMGKVMGALMPKLKGKADGSLINKIVQQQLS